GCACGGACGTGCTGCCACGGCGCGATTTAACGCCTGCGCCGGCCGGGTGGAATCGGTTTTTGCGTGCGAATCATGCGGGCGGGATGGGCGCAGAGTTCGAACCCGGCGGAATGGCGAACGCATAGCCGTTCTTGCCGTGGCGCTTTACTTCGTACATTGCGCTGTCGGCGGCGGCGACCAGCAGCCGGTGATCGGCGACGCGGTCGGGATAGGTGGCAATGCCGATGCTCGCGCGTACCAGCCCGAGGCCCATTCGCGCATCGGTGTCGCCGACGCAGTTCATCAGCCGCGTGGCGATGCCAACGAGTTCCGCGTCGCCCCCATAGCCGGACACGAGTGCCGCGAATTCGTCGCCGCCCATCCGCGCGACCAGATCGCCAGGGCGCAACGACTGGCGGAAGCGCTGTGCGAGCGCGACCAGGAAGTCGTCGCCGACGCCGTGGCCGAGCGTGTCGTTGACCTGTTTGAAGCCGTCGAGATCGATATAGAGCAGCGCGCATGGCTCGGGTGCAGGCCCGACCGCGACTCCGTCGAGACGCGCGAGCAGTTGCTGCCGATTCGGCAGGCCCGTCATCGCGTCATGCTGCGCCGCATGCTGGAACCGATGCGTGAGCCCGGTCAGATGCCGATGGCGCCGCGCGAACACGACGAGCGCCGCGAGCAGTGTGCCCGTGACGACGACAGTCAGCACGGCCAGCACGCTTGCGACGCGCAGCGTGCGCCGGCGCACATCGGTGCTGATCGCGTCGCGGCGCGTGTGCCAGTAGTCGGCCGTGGCCGCGAGCGATTGCCGCAGGTCGTCGAGGCTCTTCACCGTCGCATCCGCCTGCGGCAGACGCGGCGCGGGGACGGGGCTCGAGCCGATCAGCGCATCGAGGTCGGTGATGCGCGTGTCGAGTTGGTCGAGCGCCTGGCGATACCGCTTGTCGACGCCGTTCGAAGTTGTATCCGAAGGCCGTTTCGACGGCGGGGCGCGTTTGAGCAGACTCGCGGCATCGAGCGCACTGTCGGCGCGCGCAACGGCCTCCAGTACCAGCGAGGCGTACTGCTGCTGAAAATGATCGGAGTAGAGCGCCCGCACCTGCACCGCGATATACAGCAGGCCGGCGACGAGGCACGCCAGGGCAATCACGCCGATCGCGACCGGCTGTGAGCGCCATCGCGGGCTGGCTAGGCGGATCGGCGTGACGGTTCGCTTCACGCCGAGAGGATCAAGGATGCGAATATGGGTCGGCGTTGGGATCGCGGGGACGCCCGTGATAGCCGACCTTGCGGAACATCGCGGTCAGCCGCGATACGAAGGTTTCCTTCGGTTTCGTGCGTTGCGCGTGACGGTTCGCGCTGCCCGGCTGTTTGCCCTTGTCGACGCGAGCGGCTGCGGAATTCGGCCCGGGCGCGGTGCGCGCGCCTTGCGGCGGGTCGCTGGAGGCGTCGGCGTCGGTTTCGTCTTCGGCTGTCTGCGCCGAAGCGAGCAGGCCGGTGTCAGCCGGCGATGCCGGCTTCTGCGCGGGTGCAGCGGGTATCACCCGGCCGGAGACGGCGCTCGTCGGCACGGCGGCACGATTGCGAATGTCGAGATCGGCGGCGGCGCTGGTCACGCCCGTCGCCATCGTCGGCAGCGGGCGTCGGGCCGATTGCACGGCCTCGGTGTACGCCATCTGATCACGGCTGAACCAGATCACATAGGCGGCTGTACCCATCACGCCGACGGCCAGACCCATCGCCGAGATAAGGCAAATCTGCACCCAGTTGTAATGACGTGCCTGCTGATCGTCGCTTTCGGGTAGAAACGCGCTGTTGTAATGCTGCTGCCGGCGGCCGCGCGCGCGGTCCGGCGAATCCTGTGCGTCCATGTGTGCAACGCCTCCGACCCTTGCGGTCTGCGCTTGTCAATGGCGGGACCGGCGCGACGAGAGCGTGCCGGTGGTACCTGCTCGGGGATAACCGTGGTCTCGGAGCAATTACCAGGCCCGCAAGGCGTCGAAAGCCGGCCGATATGCCGGTTGGGGACAGCGCGGAGCCCGCTCCCGAGGACAGGGTTGTGTCGTCGTTATTCTAATGGCAAAACGCAGGACGGGCGGTCGCGGAAAACAGACGTTCGAAGCATCTTGCGCGCGGAAGCGGGTTAAAACGGGGCTGGAGAGAAAATTTTCCAGCCCTTCGCGTCATGCGAACAGCCGCAACACGATGGGATAAAGCGTCGCGACGAGCATCAGCGCCATCGCGATGTTGAACGTGCGCAGCCATACGGGCTTCGACAATGCGCGGCGCATCGCCGTGCCGAACGCGGCCCACAGACAGATGCACGGCAAGCCGATCACGTAGAACAGCAGCGCCATCAGCAGCGCATTGGTGCCGTAGTCGGCGCTCAAATGAATGGTCGTCGCGGCTGTCAGCACCATCATCCAGGCCTTCGGGTTGATCCATTGGAACGCGATCGCTTCGTGAAAGCGCATCGGCCGGCGCTCGCCGTTTTTCACCTGCATTTCGCCCGATGTGCCGATCTTCCACGCGAGATACAGCAGATATGCGACGCTCAGCACTTCGAGCACGGTGTACAGCACTTCGAAACGGCGAAAGGCTTCGCCGAGCCCGAATCCCACCGACAGCATCAGCAGCACGACGCCCGCGCTGATCCCGAGAATATGCGGCAGCGTGCGGCGAAAGCCGAAGTTGACGCCCGATGCGAGCAGCATCGTGTTGTTCGGTCCGGGTGTGATGGTCGTGACGAGCGCGAACAGGATGCCGGCGGGCAGGGCGCTGGCGCTCAGGCTATCGAGGGTCATGGACGGCTCCGCAGGGTGATCGGGATTTGCGACAGTGTAGCGAGCGGAGCCGGTACAGTACCTATACAGATTGATAGATGATTTCCGGTACGGAGCAAGGTTTCCCTTGCGTTGGTGAACTGGCAGTCAAATATTGGGCGTGCCGCTTTGGGGATCGGCGGGGGTCGCGGGATCGGCGCTCGCGGCGGGCGGCGCGTAATTGATCACGTTCGGCAGTCGCGGATTGCTCGTATTCGTACTGTCGCGAACGCGCCCCTGAATTGTCGTGGTGTTTGTGATGCCCCAGAAATTGTTCGAGAAATCCAGCGTGTGAATCGCCGTCGCATCATAGATGCCGTGCGATTCGATCACAGTCCGGTTAGGATTCGGCGAGTCTTGCTTGAAGAGAAACGAGTTGTTGCGCGCGATACCCGCCGGCGTCCCGCTCGGAAAAGCGTTGATCAACACGAGCGGATCGACCATGTTGACGAACAGATTGTTCTGCATGATGACGGATGGATCGAAGGCAAAGGCGGCCGAGTCGACGAAGGTGTTGAATCTGAGCGTCGAGTTGCTGAAGCTTGGATAACCGTTCGTGCCTGCCTGGTACGTCGTCGTGCCGGCGCGAACGATGGGTGTCACGTTCAGACGGTAGGCGTCGCTGTAGGTCATCGAGAACGGCGCGGCATTGCTGATCTGAATGAACGCGTCTTCCAGATGCGTATGCTGGATGTCGACCATTCCGCCGCCGTGCTGACTGTCGATGTTGCTCACAGTCACGCCGAGCAACTGCGCCTGATTGCTGCCGCCTACGTTCATGCTGCCCGCCACGTTGACGATGCCTGTCGTCGGAATCTGGCCGATGCAATCCGTCGCGCAGGGCAAGCGCTTCAATCCCTCGACGATGGTGTTGTCGGCGACCGTAAGCTTGACGCCTTTGGCGACTTGCACCGTTCCCGCGATGAAGTACGGCGATCCGCCCGGACCCCAGGTCGTGTCCGCGGCGATGACGGTGCCGTCCGGAACGACGGTGACGGGGATCGCGTAGACGTATGCCGTAACGACCTTGCCGCTTGCGTCGTTGCACGCCAAGGCAGGATCCGTCGTGAAGGCTGGGCCGCTGGTGCAGACGTGCGGTGAGGCCGTCGATGCGGGCGTGGCGGATGTCGCGCCCGTGCTGCTATTTCCGCCTCCTCCGCCGCCACACGCAGCGAGGGAAACAGCAGCCAGGATCATCAGATTCGATTTCATTTTTGTCCCCTGGGTTATTGATTTCTTTTTGTTGAGTACTTCCGTGAAGCCGACGCGCGACGACTCGCGTGTTCAAGCCGATAGATGTGAGGCGGCTCGATATTCCATCGGAGAGACACCTGTCACGCGGCGGAGAATTTTTCCCAGGCGATTGCCGTTGCCGAGTCCGACGCGTCGAGCGATCTTGTCGGCGGGCAGCGAAGTGGTAGCGAGCAGTTCGCACGCAGTTTCGAGTCGTATCTGTTGAAGATATTCGGATGGAGACATTCCCATGTGCATCTGGAAATAGCGCAGAAGGCTGCGCTCGCTCGCGGCGCACGCATCGGCGATATCGGCTACTGACAGCGCGCGATGGCAGTTCTCCCTGATCCATCGTGCCGCGAAGCGCGCTTTGGCGGCGGGTCCTCCGACCGTATCGAGTGCTGCCGAAACGACAGCGGAAACGTCACGCTGACCCGACGCGAGCCGCATTGCTTCCATTGCCAGTTCGTCGCCGAGATCCCATCGAACGATGTTGAAAGCCGCACGAAGCGCGGACTGTGCGCCGTTGTATGTCGCGGTCTGCGCCTGGGCACCCTGTCCGGCGGACGAAGAGGCTGCTGCACCCGCCGATGCGCCGCCGCCCGCACCCGCCGACAGCATGACGATGCTCGCGCCGCGGCTGCGCATGCGCTCGAGCCAGGGCGCGTGGGCCGCGTCGAACGGTATGTGTTTTTGCTGCCGCGCGCTCGCGATCAACACGTGATCGAAACGATGCTCGAGCGCTTCGTCGAGCGAGCGCGTCGAAACTGAAATGGAAAAGGCGCAACGGACGTATCCACCCGATGGCGAAAGGTAATGGGTCTCATAGGAAACGCCGCCGGCGGGCTTCTGATGCGACAGGTCGCTCGCATATTGCAGCAATTCGGCCAGCGTGCTGACGCTGAGCAAATCGCTGGTCTCCGGTAATACGATTGCCACTTGCTTCTTCGACATGGAGCGCTCATGCGCCCGTTGTTTTTCGCTAACGGTATTCATTGACAGTCCCCGGCAGTCAGACCTTCTGCGCTGGGTCAGCGCAGGGCTGCGCCGATATTGCCGTAGAGGGAAGGAGCGCTGTGTTAGGAATCGTACGTGACGAAATAAATGGTTAATTATTACGTCGCATTGCGAATCAATTGCAGAAGGAATTACCTGTTACATCGTTCTAAAGATTTTGAAATGGAACGCGCGACCGCCTTTTATCCAGGCGATATCGATCGATAGGAGAGGGCGGCGATTTAAAAAAAGGCTGGCCCGTCAACCTGGAATGTCGACGTGTCCGATGTCGCGCCGAACACTGGGCGATGGTCGAGCCCGCGCGGCGCAATGCACCGTGCAACGGGCCCCGCTCAGTTGGTCTTGAGACAGTTAGCTGATGTATCGATTCGTGCCGTCCGCCAGCGAATGCAAATCGACTCGCCCGAAACCATCATGTCCTGACGGGAGCAGCCAGCCGGCATGCGAACAGCAACGTGCGTGCCTGAAAGCGCCGCGCGCGTCGTTTGTGCGGTCGGTCTGGATGCGTTTGTCGTTAAAATCGTGACCACCCGGCTTGCGTCGCCCTTCTGCCGTCGCATCCGGGCAGGCCGCACGGACAGACCTTCACCGCACCCGAGCATGCAACATCCAAATGAAAAACACGCCGCACGTCTGAGTCTGCTGAAGGGCGCCCTTCCGATCAATCGCGCGACAGCGTGGCGCGACGTGTTCTCCGGCATTTCGCTTGCGTCGATGGACATACCGCAGGTGCTCGGCTACGCGCGCATTGCCGGGATGCCCGCCGTGACTGGCCTGTACACCGCGTTTCTGCCGCTCATCGCGTTCGCGTTCTTCGGTGCGTCGCGGCACCTCGTGGTCGCGGCCGACTCGGCCACGGCAACGATTTTCGCCAGCCGCGCTTCGCAGATCGCGCCGATGGGCAGCGCCGAGTACGTCGCGCTGGCGGGCATGGTCGCACTGCTGACGGCTACGCTGCTGCTGCTGGCGCGCATCTTCAAACTCGGCTTCCTCGCCGATTTCCTGTCGCGCACGGTGCTGGTCGGCTTCCTGACGGGCGTGGGCATTCAGGTGTCGATTGCGATGCTCGGCGACATGTTCGGCATGACCGTGCCATATCCGTCGTCGCGCAGTGTCGCGCAACTGGCGTATGTCGTCGGTCACGTCGCTCATGCGCATCTGCCGACGCTTTCCCTCACCGCGCTCGTGGCCGGCGCGATTCTCGTCAGCAAACGCTTTCTGCCGCGCATGCCGACGCCGTTGATCTCGGTGGCGGGCACCATCGCCGCGAGCAAGGCATTCGACTTCGCCGCGCACGGCATCAGCGTGCTCGGACCGATCAGCGGCGGTTTGCCGCCGCTGGCTTTGCCGGCTGTCACGTGGCAGCAGTTTCTCGATCTCGTGCCCGTGGCGGCATCGTGCTTCGTGATGATCATTGCGCAAAGCGCCGCTGCCGCGCGCGTGTTCGCGCAGCAGTACCACGAAGAAGTCGACACCAACGCCGATATCCTCGGGCTGGCCGCGGCGAATGCCGCTGCTGCCTTCAGCGGCACGTTCGTCGTCAACGGCAGCCCGACTCAAACCGCGATGGCCGAACGCGCCGGCACGCGCAGCCAGCTCGGACAACTCGCGTTCGCTATGGTCGTGGTGGTGGTGTTGCTGTTTCTGAGCTCGTATCTGCAGTACCTGCCGCATTGCGTGCTCGCCGCTATCGTCTTCACGATTGCCGTGGGGCTGATCAACGTGCCGAGCCTCGCGGCGATCCGCGCCGAAAGTCCCGGCGAGTTCATTTTGGCGCTGATCACGGCGGCCGCCGTCGTGATGATGGGCGTCGAGCACGGCATTCTGCTTGCCGTCGCGTTGTCGCTGCTGCGGCATGTGCGTCACAGCTATCGTCCGCATACGATGGTGCTGGAGCCCTCGGCGGCCAGCGGGAAGTGGCAGCCCGTGCCCGCGATTCCGGGCATCATGACCGCGCCTGGCCTCATCGTGTATCGCTTTGGCTCCGATCTGTTCTTTGCCAACGATCATTTGTTCTGCGGGGAAGTGATCCAGCTCGTGAACGCCGCTTCCGGCGATTTGCGTTCGCTCGTGGTCGATGCAGGAGCGATCACTGCGCTCGACTATTCGGCGGCGCGCACGTTGAGCGATCTGATTGCGGATCTGCGACAGCGCAAGGTCGCCGTCATCTTCGGACGAGTGAATCCTTATCTGCGCGCCGACATGGACCGTCATGGCATCACTCAGGTCATAGGCGCCGGCAACATCCTGGAGACGCTGCATGAAGCGCTCGCGGCTGCGGGCATCAGTCCTCCGCACGAGGTCAACGCAATATGACCGTGAACGCGCGAGCGCCTATCGCTTACCCTGGATCGCGCATCGTTTTCTGCGTTAGCGTCGCCGCATGCTGCGCTGCACTCCTTCATGCCTGCGCGCATGAGCCCTCCCGATCCTCTTCCGCTGACGCATCCGCAACATAGGGCAAGTCCCTAAGCGCATTCGACCCGCACATTTAGCCCTGCATTACCACGTCGCAAGCCGCGCTCCTACACTCAGCATCACATGGAGGAGGGACGACATGGCCAAGCTGATACACACGATGATCCGCGTTCAGGATCTGGACCGGTCGCTGAGGTTCTACCGGAATGCGTTCGGACTCGAGCCGTCGCATCGGCTCGATTTCCCCGATTTTTCGCTCGTCTATCTGCGCAACGACGAATCCGACAACGAGATCGAACTCACCTGGAACAAGGGACGCGAAGACGCGTACTCGCATGGCGACGGGTACGGTCATGTTGCGTTCGTTGTCGACGACGTGAAGCGCGAGCGCGAGCGTCTCGTCGAGCTAGGCATGACGCCCAACGACTTGCGCGAATTCCACAACGACGACGGCGCGCTGCTCGCGCGTTACTTTTTCATTCTCGATCCCGACGGTTACAAGATCGAAGTGCTCGAACGCCACGGACATTATCAATAGAAAGCCGCGCAAGACGCGGTGTCACCCACAACGCAATCATGCAAGGAGACAGGCATGAGACACAGAGTGATTCCTATCGAAGCGGAGTCTGCCGCACATGCCCATGAGCATCGTGCACCCGCATCCCGAACCGCATCCCGAACGCTGAGCCGCCGCGAGTGGCTGAAGGGCACAGGCGTGCTGATCGGCACGCTGGCGTTTCCGTCGATCCTCGCTTCGCTTGCGCCGAGCCGCGTATGGGCGGTCGACATGCAGGCGCTCGATTCGCACGAGGGCGCGGTGCTGCTGGCCTTCGTCAAGCAGCAATATCCGCATAAGACACTCGACGATGCCGTCTATGCACTCGTCGTCAAGGATCTCGACGCGAAGGCGCAAAAAGATCCCGCC
This Paraburkholderia phymatum STM815 DNA region includes the following protein-coding sequences:
- a CDS encoding GGDEF domain-containing protein; translated protein: MKRTVTPIRLASPRWRSQPVAIGVIALACLVAGLLYIAVQVRALYSDHFQQQYASLVLEAVARADSALDAASLLKRAPPSKRPSDTTSNGVDKRYRQALDQLDTRITDLDALIGSSPVPAPRLPQADATVKSLDDLRQSLAATADYWHTRRDAISTDVRRRTLRVASVLAVLTVVVTGTLLAALVVFARRHRHLTGLTHRFQHAAQHDAMTGLPNRQQLLARLDGVAVGPAPEPCALLYIDLDGFKQVNDTLGHGVGDDFLVALAQRFRQSLRPGDLVARMGGDEFAALVSGYGGDAELVGIATRLMNCVGDTDARMGLGLVRASIGIATYPDRVADHRLLVAAADSAMYEVKRHGKNGYAFAIPPGSNSAPIPPA
- a CDS encoding LysE family translocator, which encodes MTLDSLSASALPAGILFALVTTITPGPNNTMLLASGVNFGFRRTLPHILGISAGVVLLMLSVGFGLGEAFRRFEVLYTVLEVLSVAYLLYLAWKIGTSGEMQVKNGERRPMRFHEAIAFQWINPKAWMMVLTAATTIHLSADYGTNALLMALLFYVIGLPCICLWAAFGTAMRRALSKPVWLRTFNIAMALMLVATLYPIVLRLFA
- a CDS encoding helix-turn-helix domain-containing protein; translated protein: MSKKQVAIVLPETSDLLSVSTLAELLQYASDLSHQKPAGGVSYETHYLSPSGGYVRCAFSISVSTRSLDEALEHRFDHVLIASARQQKHIPFDAAHAPWLERMRSRGASIVMLSAGAGGGASAGAAASSSAGQGAQAQTATYNGAQSALRAAFNIVRWDLGDELAMEAMRLASGQRDVSAVVSAALDTVGGPAAKARFAARWIRENCHRALSVADIADACAASERSLLRYFQMHMGMSPSEYLQQIRLETACELLATTSLPADKIARRVGLGNGNRLGKILRRVTGVSPMEYRAASHLSA
- a CDS encoding SulP family inorganic anion transporter, with translation MQHPNEKHAARLSLLKGALPINRATAWRDVFSGISLASMDIPQVLGYARIAGMPAVTGLYTAFLPLIAFAFFGASRHLVVAADSATATIFASRASQIAPMGSAEYVALAGMVALLTATLLLLARIFKLGFLADFLSRTVLVGFLTGVGIQVSIAMLGDMFGMTVPYPSSRSVAQLAYVVGHVAHAHLPTLSLTALVAGAILVSKRFLPRMPTPLISVAGTIAASKAFDFAAHGISVLGPISGGLPPLALPAVTWQQFLDLVPVAASCFVMIIAQSAAAARVFAQQYHEEVDTNADILGLAAANAAAAFSGTFVVNGSPTQTAMAERAGTRSQLGQLAFAMVVVVVLLFLSSYLQYLPHCVLAAIVFTIAVGLINVPSLAAIRAESPGEFILALITAAAVVMMGVEHGILLAVALSLLRHVRHSYRPHTMVLEPSAASGKWQPVPAIPGIMTAPGLIVYRFGSDLFFANDHLFCGEVIQLVNAASGDLRSLVVDAGAITALDYSAARTLSDLIADLRQRKVAVIFGRVNPYLRADMDRHGITQVIGAGNILETLHEALAAAGISPPHEVNAI
- a CDS encoding VOC family protein, giving the protein MAKLIHTMIRVQDLDRSLRFYRNAFGLEPSHRLDFPDFSLVYLRNDESDNEIELTWNKGREDAYSHGDGYGHVAFVVDDVKRERERLVELGMTPNDLREFHNDDGALLARYFFILDPDGYKIEVLERHGHYQ